The Arachis ipaensis cultivar K30076 chromosome B10, Araip1.1, whole genome shotgun sequence DNA window TATATATGGTAACGAATGAATGTGTATATAACAAGTAACAAGAAGAAAGTCAAAACTAGAAAACTTATTAACTGATGAGTTCTTTCTAGCCAATATAAAAGATACCATTTCCAATACAAATAATGAATATGCTGAACTTGTGCAGAAGATACAAATTTAGAAACGCAGCAAGCAAGACCAACTCCCTCTCCTTATATAATGTGAAAAATGCTTATCAAAAAGTATATTTCTTAAtcataaagataatataatgattCCCTTTAATAGACAATAATAACGAGCACATCAAGTGCCTCACTCGACAAAGATGGACATGGTTGTAGCTGATTCTTCCTAGTCAGAATATACACTCTTCTTGGTTGGTAGCAAATTGCATCACATTGAAAAAGCCGACTTTACAATATAATAGCTATATATTTAGTGGCGGTTCTACATGGTTACATCCGTCACAATATCCTTAGTTTAGTTTCCTCTTCtttcatatatttttaatttaagatATGATCACAATCTCGCTTAGTTATTCTCTAGAAAAATTCTCGTGGAATTGTAACAACAACAAAACCAGCCTGTTTGGGATATACCAAGTTacgttctttttgttttttattgtttgATTTTACGAGGTTTATTAATAATTATCGCAGTGTTTGTTCGAAAATGTTAAAAGAGAAGTATAATCAATTAGCTTAAGATTAGCTATTATTGTTGTCACACTATGGGTGCAATATGTATCCAAAGCATCTCTTTAGAAATCTTGAGAAATTATATCTTTTAGTGGTAAGAATTAAATAAACTGAATAATACAGTCAATGAAGTACTAAAAAAATGTCACTGAAAAGAGCATTTTGTTGTTATGTTTTCCTTTCTATATTAATTATGTCAACGGTTCACACCATAATATACACATATAAGTTAAGATGATGGAGAAAATTGTActatatatgatatgatatgatgtATTATTGATATGTTTTGAGTAGGGGACCAGAGCCCTCCTGGTTGCTTCTACTTCTGTCTCTCATCAACTTGACTCAGCAAATGTATCAAATTATCTGATAGAAAATTTCAAGTAACAACTGTATAATCATTTTTGTTGGGGCTGAGTTGAGTTGTTGAGTTCATTTTTATTCAATTTACTCTCCTTCACCTTTTATGGTTCCATGTGAATTGTGAAATGCGAATTCCTCAACATAAGTATATTGGTGTGTAAATATAGCTTGATTGTTGAATCCTGTCACTGTTAGTTAACTAAAATAATCTTGAGTTTATCTTTAGCTGCAAATATTGAATATAAAACAAATGGTAATTGTCTTTATGTAATGATGTCACTGTAAACAAAATTGAATTCAAAATCATTAGCATAATCAATGATTTGCATGACCATCATCATCTAAACTAATAAGGCAAAAGTACACCAAAAAAATATCTCAACCGGTTTCCTGTGCAAAGAATGCTTGACCTTGACTATTGTTTCTAGTGTGAaggggaaaaaaataaaataaaaaataacacattTTTGGGGAGAAGAGGGGGTGGGGAATATGAATCAGTAGTTTAGCAAAGAGTACTTTATCCTCAGTACAATTTTTCCTTTGTCAACTCCAAGCTTAGCACCAGTAACTAACCAATGACCAGGAATATCTTGGGGACCTTTTGACATTTCTGTCATGTCCACAATTTTGGCTAATTTTCCAATGTGAATTGAACTATCTTCCTTCTTATCTTCAGAGGCTTTCTTTGTTACTGATGATGATGCGCCATCGGATCTTTGTGCTGCAGGAGTAGAGGGGTTATGATCCCATACAGATCGCCGTATCGTGCATCCTGGAACCTTGGAGAAGAGGAGCTTGAGGTGCAAAACATTTTTGGCACCAAAGTCCCAAACACCAAGCTGTGCTCCTGTGACAATGTGGACACCAGAGAGGTCGCCAATGCTAGTCTCAGTGTACTCGATTGGAGCGGTGCTTACGTGGGAGAAGTTCTTCCATTTAATTGGCTCAAACCACCGGCTGTCCTGCTCCTCGGGACCATGCCACTTGGGAGCACCTATGGCCATGTGTGTGTCCCAGTGAGGTTGAAGGTTTTTCGGGAGTGAGACTAAATGCTGCAAATGAATCGCGAGACGATTCAGTTTGGTGCCTTCTAAGCTAAGTCTTAGCCCAGTGACAGGTTTTCGTCCAACAGTTACCTGCACATCAAATCTTGTTATTGGCTAGGAAGAAATATACCAAAGGTTTGTGATGTATAATTTACAATGCCACCAACCATGTGATTGTGGAATCATAAGCTTAGTTCAACAGTTTTATAACTTGGTTGCAACATATTAAAGATTAATGCTGATACATCTATCCAAAAGAACATGAATAAGGTAGTTAGCAATACAGAATAAAATGATAGTTTTAGCACCTATCCTATGTTCTTAAAATGTGCATGATCCTTTTCGTCATAATTTGATTGCGATGTTCAATCAAGTAGGATTTAGTAAACAATACCTGATCTGGACTGACATAAAGCTTCGGTCCCATCAAGCTGAAATGGAGGGTCGGACAGACGGGCTCCTTTCTTTGTAGATTGTTCTGTTCCGGTGCCCAAGCGCGAGTAATTTGGAAATCCAAGAAATACTGTAGATCTTCAATGGGTGGTTTGTCTGGTGGATATAGAAGAGTGGTGAATTACAATAACATATGGTTCTACTTCTAAGTACTGCTAATCACACTTGTCCAGCAAACTGTCCATAACCAATGCATTTAACAACAGAGTATCATTGTATCAAAAAATTTGATTAAGACTTACACTCAAGATATAGATCAATAGCACGGCTCAAATGCTTTACACCGGGCACTCCTTCAAGAAGGGAAACAATTGGAGTAAATGTCATGTTAATGATATCGGGTGCCAATTTAACAGTCTCCACCCATTTAGTGTGACTTTGCTCAAGATCATCACCTCCTCTCCTCCTAAAAATCACAGTAACATCCTGTAGCAACAAAATGAAAGATCACTTCACTCAGATTCCTATATTTTCTACATTACATCAGTGACTCAATGATTTTCAAAGGGAGAATGAAATAGGAAGAAATAACAAAATTAGTGCAACAAAGCTAGGCAGGAATGTATTTGCATAAGAAAGATGTGAGTAATAATGGGAACATGGCATTTCTTAAAACTAACCTTCTCCTTGTACTTTAAAGGACCAGAACCAGATGTGTTTTTGACATCAAGAAACCTATCATTTCCAATGTCATTTAAGTAGTTCTCAATGTCTGAGGCAGACAAACTAGATGAATGGTGCTGCCTGATATACACTACGTCTCTTCCGCCAACTGTTGCAGATGTAACAATGTGGGTACCATAATTCTCAATAAAACTGAGAAGAATAAAGGGCAGAGGTTTCTGATTAGAACTTGAATATATAACTCTTCCTTTTTGGATTTTTGAGGGAAAAGGAACCAAGTATTTTGGACAATAAATTTAAGTCATGACAAAAATGCCTTGTAATATCTACTGTCATAATACTGCAACCAAGAAAAATTCCACTGCCTTTTGTACAATATAATGGGACGGCATCAGCGGCATGCAACATTTTGTCATTGTCAGACCTAACAAGCCAAAACCATTGCCTAGAGCAAAAGTAACTAGATTTTATCTACAGGAAAAGATAAGAGTTTGGTTTACCTTGCCAAGGAAGCTGGATCCCAAGAGTAAGGAACAGCGCGTTTGACTTGATCATTCAAATCCAAACTTAGTTTGGTTAATTTAACTTCAACCAGTGGAATGAAATATCCAATCATAGCAAGGGATTTGGTGGCTGCAGCATCAACCGTCCAGGAGCCAGTAAAATTGAACATGGAATTAAAACTTCCAAGTGGAATTTGTCCTTTAACGCCTGCTTTCTCATTGAAATATTTCGCCATCTGAAAAATTCAGTCATCAAATAAGGCCACCACAACTTCTAAATTGGTTATACAACAAGCCTGCATCTTTCATTTCtaagaaaacaagaacaattgTTATAAGAAAAATAATACATTACGATTACTAGGCATTCTTTTCCTTtcaattattttctatttatatgGAAAGATTATATTATCAGGACAATGTAACAGAACAGGCTCAACCATCACTTGTCAAAACAAAGTTCCTCATTATTATCATCACTCGTGCACATTAATGTATCATAGTCTCATGCCATGTCTTTTTCAGGTCCCTCTTCCCCTTTTTGTTTGGCATGGCATTACACTTGGATTCCACATCTTACCAGGGCCTGCAAATGCCTGTTACATATTATGAACTACTACACTTCAATACTTTTAAAGAACTTGGGAACTTGCTGCTCCATTTGCCAGATTCATGGATACTTATAAATAAATCCAATTTTTCAATCCTTAAAAGAATTCAACATTCTACTCCCAGAATAATATCCAAACAAATTTCTACATCCTCTCAGGCCGATATACTGGTTCGAGATTAGTACAAACAACAGAACCATATTTGGTATAAATTTTGCTATAAATTTGCAATGCTTGTAAGACAAAATGAAGTTTTGTCAGAGCTTGAGAAAAACAATTTACAGTTGTCAAGTGCCAACCAACTTAAGATGATAGGGTCTAATTCAAATAAGTGTATTGCTTCAGGTCCATCATTTGGCAAGAATAAAAATGCAACTTGGGAGGCCACATAAAGATTTCAATTTAACTATCCGATTCTTATTTCAGGAAATCAATGACATAGAGCCACTTTAATTGCTACAAACCACATCTTCATATGTCATAACCCCCACCCTATTCCAAGTGATATATCCAGCAAATGCAGCAAGGAACAGAAGCCTCCATATTAGATTGAGTTGGGTAACGAATCAAGAAAACACAGTCCAACACATtgaccaacccaccaaccaacaAAAAAACAGTAACAATAGAGAACAGGAAAAAATGAGCCAAAAAAGGGGAAATTCTTATATGCCCAGGTTGccctttttcttcatttctaaGAAGAAATTCCCCAGAAGCaaaacaaatcaaaatcaaaatctagAAACCATATAAAAATAATTCACCTCATGGAAGCTACACACAGGGGTCTTGTTTATATCACCCTTGCCATTCCCATAGGAGCAATCAATGTCCAGAGAAACATTGGGAACAAGAACACCATGGGAAACAGCAAGATCCCTTGTATTCCCCTCATCAAGATGAACAAGCCTCGACCCTGGTGCCCCTTTGCAGTATAGAAGCCTAATATCAGATGTTACATCAAAGCCACGACCCAAAgcttggattgaatttgcaagtGTGGCTGCTAGTGAATCAGAGCTCCTCATTGAAACCGATGGGTGTTCCATCATCATGGTCAAAGAACATAAGAAGAGCAAGAAGGAGGTGTTGGAATTGGTGAAGCGGTGATGATGATGAAGTAGTAGAAGAATATGAGCAATAACAACAGCATTTGATGTTATGTCctcacaagaagaagaagaagaacaacatgGCTTTGTTTTTTTCTTTGAAGGTTGGACCTTGTAGTTGTTGTTGGTGAGCTTCGAAGGTTGTTCTTTCTTCTAAAAGGCAACTGTTTGAGTTTGACTGTTAATCATCTACTGTCTGAAAACGCGTTTTTTTTTTCCATCCTTTccctttgcattttttttttcacttttagaTTCTGAGTTGACTATTTTTTTGGTTTATGACTTTATGTTATTAGATATTTTCACTCTTAAAAtggtgaatttttttttattactagGCTTAGAATAAGGCGATAACATCACTTTCTAAAATTTGGAAACATCTTTGGATGCGATTATGTTTTCATAGGAAGTAGCATTATTTGATAGGGCGAACACAAGTTGGgttggtttggtttggatttatAGTAAAATTAGAATCGAATCCATCAAAATGTAATTAgtttagtttggtttaaatttatgtttttttgCACATGTATCTGAACTAAATCAAACCGATTAAGAATGGATTagttcggttcgggtaattggaTACCCGATaactttaaaattcataaaaaaaacaaattaaattcaataagtataataaatatgtaacatcaataaaaataatttaaacatgttaaataccaaatacattaaaaagtaaactcattaaaatccaaacatattaa harbors:
- the LOC107623451 gene encoding MACPF domain-containing protein CAD1; translation: MMMEHPSVSMRSSDSLAATLANSIQALGRGFDVTSDIRLLYCKGAPGSRLVHLDEGNTRDLAVSHGVLVPNVSLDIDCSYGNGKGDINKTPVCSFHEMAKYFNEKAGVKGQIPLGSFNSMFNFTGSWTVDAAATKSLAMIGYFIPLVEVKLTKLSLDLNDQVKRAVPYSWDPASLASFIENYGTHIVTSATVGGRDVVYIRQHHSSSLSASDIENYLNDIGNDRFLDVKNTSGSGPLKYKEKDVTVIFRRRGGDDLEQSHTKWVETVKLAPDIINMTFTPIVSLLEGVPGVKHLSRAIDLYLEYKPPIEDLQYFLDFQITRAWAPEQNNLQRKEPVCPTLHFSLMGPKLYVSPDQVTVGRKPVTGLRLSLEGTKLNRLAIHLQHLVSLPKNLQPHWDTHMAIGAPKWHGPEEQDSRWFEPIKWKNFSHVSTAPIEYTETSIGDLSGVHIVTGAQLGVWDFGAKNVLHLKLLFSKVPGCTIRRSVWDHNPSTPAAQRSDGASSSVTKKASEDKKEDSSIHIGKLAKIVDMTEMSKGPQDIPGHWLVTGAKLGVDKGKIVLRIKYSLLNY